The segment CGCCAACCACTTCGTGCTGGTGGATGCCGGCTTCAACGAGCTGATGCGCCCCGCCATGTACGGCGCCTTCCACGCCATGGAGATCCTGCCGCGCGACGGCGTGGCGCGTCCCCAGCGCCCCAGCGTGGTGGCCGGGCCGCTGTGCGAATCGGGCGATGTCTTCACCCAGGAAGACGGCGGCGTGGTGGTGCCGCGCGACCTGGCCGAGGCGCGGGTGGGCGATCTGCTGCTGATCCATGACACCGGCGCCTACGGTGCCTCCATGTCCAGCAACTACAACAGCCGCCCCCTGATCGCCGAAGTGCTGGTGGAGGGCGATGACCCCGCCTCGGCCCGCCTGATCCGCCGCCGCCAGACGGTGGAGGAGCTGCTGGCCCTGGAATCCGGGCTCTGATATGGATGTTGCTATTGCACAAATTTTGTGCAATAGCTTTCCTCAATAGGCGCAGGCAATCGGGGTGATTTGATTAAACAAACCTAAGAGCCGATAGCCATCGATATGATTCACTCCATTCCATCAACCCACAGCGGAGTGCATCCATGTCCCTGATCAACACCCAAGTCCAGCCCTTCAAGGCCCAAGCCTTCCACAACGGCAAGTTCATCGAGGTGAGCGATGAGTCCCTGAAGGGCAAGTGGTCCGTGCTGATCTTCATGCCGGCCGCCTTCACCTTCAACTGCCCCACCGAAGTGGAAGACGCTGCCGAGCACTACGCCGAGTTCCAGAAGGCCGAGACCGAGGTCTACATCGTCACCACCGACACGCACTTCTCGCACAAGGTGTGGCACGAGACCAGCCCGGCCGTGGGCAAGGCCAAGTTCCCCCTGGTCGGTGACCCGACCCACGCCCTGACCAACGCCTTCGGCGTGCACATCCCGGAAGAAGGCCTGGCCCTGCGCGGCACCTTCGTGATCAACCCGGAAGGCGTGATCAAGACTGCCGAGATCCACTCCAACGAGATCGCCCGCGACGTCAAGGAAACCCTGCGCAAGCTCAAGGCTGCCCAGTACACCGCCAAGAACCCCGGCCAGGTCTGCCCGGCCAAGTGGAACGAAGGCGCCAAGACCATCGCTCCCTCGCTGGACCTGGTCGGCAAGATCTAAGCCTCGCCCAGCCCACCCCGTGTTGAGGTTCAGCCTCATCACCGATTGCAGCATTTCCGGCGGCCCGCGTGCCGCCGGGATGCCCCTGGCCGCCCGTTCGCAAAGGAGGCCAGCTCTCAAAGTCGCTTGATACAAGAAGGAAGCATCACCATGTTGGACGACACCCTGAAGACCCAGCTCAAGGCCTACCTGGAGCGCGTCACCCAGCCGTTCGAGATCGAGGCTTCCCTGAGCGACTCTGAGAGCTCCCGCGAGCTGCAGCAACTGCTGCAGGACATCGCCGCGATGTCTGACAAGATCACGCTGAAGCTGGACGGCCAGGACGCTCGCCGCCCCTCCTTCAGCCTCAAGCGCACCGGCACCGAGCAGAGCCTGCGCTTTGCCGCCATCCCCCTGGGTCATGAGTTCACCTCTCTGGTGCTGGCCCTGCTGTGGACCGGCGGCCATCCGCCCAAGGTCGAGCCCGACACCATCGAGCGCATCAAGGGCCTGGACGGCGACTACGCCTTCGAGGTGTACATGAGCCTGTCCTGCCACAACTGCCCGGACGTGGTGCAGGCCCTGTCCCTGATGTCGGTGCTCAACCCCAAGGTCAAGTCCGTCATCATCGACGGTGCCCTGTTCCAGGACGAGGTCAACGGCCGCGAGATCATGGCCGTGCCGGCCGTCTGGCTGAACGGCGCGCCCTTCGGCTCGGGCCGCATGACGGTGGAAGAGATCGTCGCCAAGCTCGATAGCGGCGCGGCAGCCAAGGACGCCGAGAAGCTCAGCGCCAAGCAAGCGTTTGACGTGCTGATCGTCGGCGGTGGCCCCGCCGGCGCTGCCGCCGCCGTTTACGCCGCCCGCAAGGGCATCCGCACCGGCATTGCCGCCGAGCGCTTCGGCGGCCAGGTCAACGACACCATGGCCATCGAGAACTACATCTCGGTGCTGGAGACCGACGGCCTGAAGTTCGCCACCGCGCTGGAACAGCATGTGAAGCACTACGGCGTGGACACCATGAACCTGCAGCGCGCCACCAAGCTCGTGCCCGCCAGCGAGCCCGGCGGCCTGATCGAGCTGCAGCTGGAAAACGGCGGCGTGCTCAAGAGCAAGACCGTGATCCTCTCCACCGGCGCGCGCTGGCGCAATGTGAATGTGCCCGGCGAGCAGGAGTACAAGAACAAGGGCGTGGCCTACTGCCCGCACTGCGACGGTCCGCTGTTCAAGGGCAAGCGCGTGGCGGTGATCGGCGGCGGCAACTCCGGCGTGGAAGCCGCCATCGACCTGGCGGGCATCGTCTCGCATGTGACCCTGCTGGAGTTTGGCGAGCAGCTGCGCGCCGACGCGGTGCTGGTCAAGAAGCTGGAAAGCCTGGCCAACGTCACCATCATCAAGCAGGCCCAGACCACCGAGTTCACCGGCGCAGCCGGCAAGCTCAATGGCCTGAACTACACCGACCGCGCCAGCGGCGAAGCCAAGCGCATCGAGCTGGAAGGCGTGTTCGTGCAGATCGGCCTGGTGCCCAACACCGAATGGCTCAAGGGCACGGTGGAGCTGTCCAAGTTCGGCGAGATCATCGTCAACGCCAAGGGCGAGACCTCGGTGCCGGGCGTGTTTGCCGCCGGCGACGCGACCACGACGCCTTTCAAGCAGATCATCATCGCCGCCGGTGAGGGCGCGAAGGCCGCGCTGGCCGCCTTCGACCACATCATCCGTCACTGAGCGCACGCCTGCCGCGGCCGCGCGCTGCGGCGGGCGGGGCGACAGCGAAAGAGAAGGCCGGTCAATGCTTGTTGACCGGCCTTTGTTTTGCCGGGGCAAGAACGGTCGAGTCCTCAATGGCTGATGGCTGCCAGGAGCGCCAGACCGTCATGGAAAGCTCTGCCGCGGCATGGGCCTCGCGATCTTGTCGCGCATGATCAGTTGCAGCCCGTGCCGCAGCTGCAGGACTTTCAGTGCCTGTGCGCCAAGCTCCCGGGACGTTTGAGGGCCGCGCGGATCGACACGGCGGCCTCCCTATCTTCCCGGTGGTCGCAGCGGTCCCGGCCGGGCACCATGCCGCCATGGCCCGCATCATCTTCACCCCCCAGCTGCGCCGCTTCGTCGAGGCCCCCGAGGTCCTGGTGGAGGCGACCAGCGTGCGCGAGGCGCTGGACGCCGCCCTGGCGGACAAGCCGCGCCTGCGCGCCTATGTGCTGGACGAGCAGGGCCATCTGCGCGCCAACGTCACGATCTTTGTGGACGGGCGCCGCCTGCGCGATCTGCGCGGCCTGAGCGATGCGCTGGGCCCCGAGGCCCAGGTCCATGTGCTGCAAGCATTGTCCGGAGGATGAAACCATGAGCGAGACGAGTGCCTGGCTTGCCACCCGCAAGGGCCTGTTCGAGTTGCGCAGCGCCGGGCCCGGCGCGCCCTGGCGCATCGAGCGTGTGAGCTTTCTGGGCGAGCCCGTCAGCATGGTGCTGCCGCCGCCCGCCGGAGGCGGACGCCTGCTGGCGGCCCTGAACCTGGGCCATTTCGGCACCAAGCTGCAGGGCTCGGACGATGGCGGCCGCAGCTGGACCGAGCTGGCCGCGCCGGCCTACCCACCCCAGCCCGAGGGCGCCGAAGGCCCGGCCTGGAAGCTGCAGCAGATCTGGTCCCTGGAACGCGCCGGCAGCACGCTCTGGGCCGGCACCATCCCGGGCGGGCTGTTTCGCAGCGAGGACGAAGGCGCAAGCTGGCAACTGGTCCAGAGCCTGTGGACCCGGCCTGAACGCCTGGAGTGGATGGGCGGCGGCTATGAGGCCCCGGGCATCCACTCCATCTGCCCCCATCCCGGCCAGGCCGGGGAGCTGCTGCTGGGCATCTCCTGCGGTGGCGCCTGGCGCAGCAGCGATGGCGGCGAGAGCTGGGCCTTGCGCGCCGCCGGCATGCGGGCCGACTTCATGCCCCCCGAGCGCAGCGAGGACCAGAACATCCAGGACCCACACCGCATCGTGCGCTGCGCGGCCGCGCCCGAGGTGCTGTGGTGCCAGCATCACTGCGGCATCTGGCGCTCCAGCGACAACGGTGCCCACTGGCAGGCCCTGCAGGCCCAGCCCTCCAGCTTCGGCTTTGCGGTGGCGGCGCACCCCGGCGACCCGCAGACCGCCTGGTTCGTGCCCGCCGTGAAGGACGAGCGCCGCGTGCCGGTGGACGGCGCCCTGTGCGTGACCTGCACCCGCGACGGCGGCCAGAGCTTCGAGCAGCTGCGCATCGGCCTGCCCCAGCAGCACTGCTATGAGCTGGTCTACCGCCACGGCCTGGATGTGGATGCCAGCGGCCAGCGTCTGCTGATGGGCACGACCACGGGCAGCCTCTGGGCCGGCGAGGCCGGCGGCGAGCGCTGGCTGGAGGTCTCGCGCGGGCTGCCGCCCATCTATGCGCTACGCTTTGGCGCATGAGCTTTCCGACCTTGCAGACCGAGCGGCTCCTGCTGCGCGAGCTGACACCGGCCGATGCGCCGACCCTGTTCGCCATCCACGGCAATGCCGAGGCCATGCGCTGGTTTGGCAGCGACCCGCTGCAGAGCCTGGCCCAGGCCGAGCAGCTGGTCGAGACCTTTGCCAGCTGGCGCCGCCAGCCCAACCCCGGCACGCGCTGGGGCCTGGCCCGGCGTGAGGACGGTGCGCTCGTGGGCAGCTGCGGCCTCTTCAACTGGAACCGCGCCTGGCGCCGCTGCGTGCTGGGCTATGAGCTGGCCCCCGCCGCCCAGGGTCAGGGCTTGATGGCCGAGGCCCTGCGTGCCGTGCTGGACTGGGGCTTCGCGGCCGAGGGCATGAACCTGAACCGCGTGGAGGCCCTGATCCACCCGCGCAACACGCCCTCGCTGAGCCTGGTGGGCCGCCTGGGTTTTGCCCGCGAGGGGCTGCTGCGCGAGGTGGCCTTCTGGGGCGGCCGGCACGAAGACCTGGAACTGCACGCCCTGCTGGCGCGTGAGTGGGCGGCCGGCAAGCGCTAGCGGCTAGAGCGCTCCATCTGCCGCCGTCTGCCACGGGCCGCGCTCGCGCAGGGTGGCCCATTCCGGCCCGCAGGGGGCGGCGATCTCCAGCCAGCGGCCATCGGCCGGGTGCTGCAGCCGGATCTCGGCCGCATGCAGCCACAGGCGCTGCAGACCCAGAAAGCCCGCCACCGCCCGGTTCAGCGGGCCCTTGCCATGGGTGGCGTCGCCCAGGATGGGATGGGCGATGTGCTTGAGGTGGCGGCGGATCTGGTGCCGGCGCCCGGTCTCGGGCCGGCATTCCAGCAGGGCCACGCGGGTGCCGGGGAAGCGGGCATCGCTCACCAGCGGCCACTCGCCGCGGGCCAGGCAGCGCCAGGCGGTGCGCGAGGGCAGCAGGGTCTGGCCGGCCGAGGCGCGCTCGGGGTCCTTGGCCAGGGCATGGTCGATCAGGCCCTCGCCAGCGGCCGGCCAGCCGCGCACCAGGGCCTGGTAGCGCTTGGCCACGCGCCCCTGCTCGAAGGCCTGGCCCAGGACCGAAGCCACCTCGGCCGATAGCGCGAACAGCAGCAGGCCCGAGGTGCCCTTGTCCAGCCGGTGCACCGGCCAGACCGGCCGGCCCAGCTGCTCGCGCAGCAACTGCAGGGCAAACACTTCTTCCTGCGCATCGAGCTGGCTGCGGTGCACCAGCAGGCCCGGCGGCTTGTTGATGGCGACGAGGTGCTCGTCGGCGTGGAGGATCTGCAACATCGGTTTCGTGATGGAGTTGGCGCCTGTCCCTGGCTTGAGGGGCAGCGCCGTGAAATGT is part of the Shinella sp. XGS7 genome and harbors:
- a CDS encoding MoaD/ThiS family protein, producing MARIIFTPQLRRFVEAPEVLVEATSVREALDAALADKPRLRAYVLDEQGHLRANVTIFVDGRRLRDLRGLSDALGPEAQVHVLQALSGG
- a CDS encoding pseudouridine synthase yields the protein MLQILHADEHLVAINKPPGLLVHRSQLDAQEEVFALQLLREQLGRPVWPVHRLDKGTSGLLLFALSAEVASVLGQAFEQGRVAKRYQALVRGWPAAGEGLIDHALAKDPERASAGQTLLPSRTAWRCLARGEWPLVSDARFPGTRVALLECRPETGRRHQIRRHLKHIAHPILGDATHGKGPLNRAVAGFLGLQRLWLHAAEIRLQHPADGRWLEIAAPCGPEWATLRERGPWQTAADGAL
- the ahpF gene encoding alkyl hydroperoxide reductase subunit F, with protein sequence MLDDTLKTQLKAYLERVTQPFEIEASLSDSESSRELQQLLQDIAAMSDKITLKLDGQDARRPSFSLKRTGTEQSLRFAAIPLGHEFTSLVLALLWTGGHPPKVEPDTIERIKGLDGDYAFEVYMSLSCHNCPDVVQALSLMSVLNPKVKSVIIDGALFQDEVNGREIMAVPAVWLNGAPFGSGRMTVEEIVAKLDSGAAAKDAEKLSAKQAFDVLIVGGGPAGAAAAVYAARKGIRTGIAAERFGGQVNDTMAIENYISVLETDGLKFATALEQHVKHYGVDTMNLQRATKLVPASEPGGLIELQLENGGVLKSKTVILSTGARWRNVNVPGEQEYKNKGVAYCPHCDGPLFKGKRVAVIGGGNSGVEAAIDLAGIVSHVTLLEFGEQLRADAVLVKKLESLANVTIIKQAQTTEFTGAAGKLNGLNYTDRASGEAKRIELEGVFVQIGLVPNTEWLKGTVELSKFGEIIVNAKGETSVPGVFAAGDATTTPFKQIIIAAGEGAKAALAAFDHIIRH
- a CDS encoding GNAT family N-acetyltransferase, with protein sequence MSFPTLQTERLLLRELTPADAPTLFAIHGNAEAMRWFGSDPLQSLAQAEQLVETFASWRRQPNPGTRWGLARREDGALVGSCGLFNWNRAWRRCVLGYELAPAAQGQGLMAEALRAVLDWGFAAEGMNLNRVEALIHPRNTPSLSLVGRLGFAREGLLREVAFWGGRHEDLELHALLAREWAAGKR
- the ahpC gene encoding alkyl hydroperoxide reductase subunit C; the protein is MSLINTQVQPFKAQAFHNGKFIEVSDESLKGKWSVLIFMPAAFTFNCPTEVEDAAEHYAEFQKAETEVYIVTTDTHFSHKVWHETSPAVGKAKFPLVGDPTHALTNAFGVHIPEEGLALRGTFVINPEGVIKTAEIHSNEIARDVKETLRKLKAAQYTAKNPGQVCPAKWNEGAKTIAPSLDLVGKI